The following proteins are encoded in a genomic region of Maribacter hydrothermalis:
- a CDS encoding helix-turn-helix domain-containing protein — protein MTELGLYLSRKSVNRSDVARKTGLSKTRLSELSNNKKTKLKVDELYLIALALDVDPSEVMKEICKDLKLVKL, from the coding sequence ATGACTGAATTAGGTTTGTATTTGTCAAGAAAATCAGTAAATCGTTCAGATGTTGCTAGAAAAACTGGGCTAAGTAAAACTAGATTAAGTGAGTTATCTAATAATAAAAAAACAAAGTTGAAAGTTGATGAACTTTATCTTATTGCTTTAGCATTAGATGTAGACCCTAGTGAAGTAATGAAAGAAATATGTAAAGATTTAAAGCTTGTAAAACTTTAA
- a CDS encoding DNA cytosine methyltransferase, which yields MSTLINNEIPVELNINQAIITSTLGCDIFSGAGGMSLGAEMAGINISFAVENDKYAADTFSNNHKSSRVIVEDIRKVNPTKLISKNPFVLFGGPPCQGFSLSNTVTRNTRNEKNSLFEEFLRFIEELEPEWCVFENVEGFRSFQKGKVVKVLKKRLENLGYTVNFDVLTASDYGVPQDRKRFFMVGNKNGIKFRFPEASINKYTVADAILDLPNLQNGDFIDSLPYSRLANNEFADKMRENSNFSFQNYVSRNRDYVLERYKHIKQGQNWKAIPDDLMKNYSDKNNCHSGIYKRLDSKKPSVVISNYRKNMLIHPFENRGLSVREAARLQSFPDNFIFEGTLMYMQQQIGNAVPPLLAKALFEQINEMS from the coding sequence ATGAGCACATTAATAAATAATGAAATACCAGTTGAATTAAATATCAATCAAGCTATAATTACATCAACACTTGGTTGTGACATTTTTAGTGGAGCAGGAGGTATGAGCCTTGGTGCTGAAATGGCTGGCATAAATATTTCTTTTGCTGTTGAAAATGATAAGTATGCAGCAGATACTTTTAGTAATAACCATAAGTCATCTAGAGTAATTGTAGAGGATATTAGAAAAGTCAATCCAACTAAACTGATTTCTAAAAACCCATTTGTTTTGTTTGGCGGTCCGCCTTGTCAAGGATTTTCTTTATCAAATACAGTTACGCGAAATACACGTAATGAAAAAAATAGCTTATTTGAAGAGTTCTTAAGGTTTATTGAAGAGTTAGAACCTGAATGGTGTGTTTTTGAAAATGTAGAAGGTTTTAGAAGTTTCCAAAAAGGGAAAGTTGTAAAAGTGCTAAAAAAACGACTTGAAAATCTTGGATATACTGTAAATTTTGATGTATTAACTGCCTCAGATTATGGAGTTCCTCAAGATAGAAAGCGATTTTTTATGGTTGGAAATAAAAATGGAATAAAGTTTAGATTTCCAGAAGCATCAATCAATAAATATACTGTCGCAGATGCCATTTTGGATTTACCAAATTTACAAAATGGAGATTTTATAGATTCGTTACCTTATTCTCGATTAGCAAATAATGAATTTGCTGATAAAATGAGAGAAAATTCAAATTTCTCTTTCCAAAATTATGTATCTAGAAATAGAGATTATGTTTTAGAAAGGTATAAGCATATTAAACAAGGTCAAAATTGGAAAGCAATTCCTGACGATTTAATGAAAAACTATTCTGATAAAAATAATTGTCATTCAGGAATTTATAAACGACTAGACTCTAAAAAACCATCTGTAGTGATTTCTAATTATAGAAAAAATATGCTAATACATCCTTTTGAGAATAGAGGTTTATCAGTTAGAGAAGCAGCTAGGTTACAAAGCTTTCCTGATAATTTTATTTTTGAAGGAACCTTGATGTATATGCAACAGCAAATCGGGAATGCTGTTCCTCCGTTGCTAGCAAAGGCATTATTTGAACAAATTAATGAAATGAGCTAA
- a CDS encoding sensor histidine kinase, producing the protein MSLKKEKSIKFNFDVSAYRLIGRELITDRITALFELVKNAYDANAENVTVEFIDINPLTPNSKIIIKDDGIGMQFSDIKNKWMVIGTSSKRRERLSPAPHKRKVAGKKGIGRFAVDKLGDKLVLRTQKKNSAELLCLETDWSYYSKLEDSQLKLNFEDEKPFFTDVENKYWYDNGDKEVQGTTLEISQVNEIWTENDINRAFKELSKLVPPNPSKTNAYPFNITIKSPYKDFNNVKVKTQLIDFASKKIELTFDKKEGVQEILQYKKGSLNKIKVPERPCGFLKLTLYYFDQAAKSKYKKHFNSEIDGIKIYRDGIITTPFAEYVADRNKQKDILGIDKRRWSGFFERLSTRDLLGYVEITDENNPDIVESTNRQGFVENEAWEELRRFIIEQIVQLESFFKNAKNVERTKTKSGLGAANQDLKILKREIASVKKEASPKVQEKLRSIEANLGKIQGSVTKSINDYSKLEKESKQQENLFMSLVSLQTYAAMFSHMTKHTLGHILTGAEYFYNNYPNPNLEDRFISISKSIYKEMLKLRKGVDFMLKYAKSDTELEEINLKELIVNLFDNIYVDRLNEEGIRTIVEIKDNLILNYNRKAIEDIFDNLISNSIKALKNNNEKIIKCSSLTSSDEVTILFSDNGIGIKEKDKHRIFDIFYTDTAEEGGAGMGLYMVKTRVEAMQGNIEVIDNEFRPTGATFKITLPFKK; encoded by the coding sequence ATGTCATTAAAAAAGGAAAAATCAATCAAATTTAACTTTGATGTTAGTGCTTACCGACTTATAGGAAGAGAACTCATAACTGACAGAATAACTGCATTGTTTGAACTAGTCAAAAATGCTTACGATGCAAATGCTGAAAATGTTACTGTAGAATTTATTGATATCAATCCTTTAACTCCAAATTCAAAGATAATTATTAAGGACGACGGTATAGGAATGCAATTTTCCGATATTAAAAACAAATGGATGGTTATCGGAACTAGTAGTAAAAGACGCGAGCGATTATCTCCAGCACCACATAAAAGAAAAGTTGCAGGAAAAAAAGGCATAGGTAGATTTGCTGTTGATAAACTTGGAGACAAATTAGTCCTTAGAACACAAAAAAAGAATAGCGCCGAACTTTTATGTCTTGAGACTGATTGGTCTTATTATTCTAAACTAGAGGATTCTCAATTAAAATTAAATTTTGAAGATGAAAAGCCTTTTTTTACCGATGTTGAAAATAAATATTGGTATGATAATGGAGATAAAGAAGTTCAAGGAACAACATTAGAAATTTCTCAAGTAAATGAAATTTGGACTGAAAATGACATTAACAGAGCATTTAAAGAACTCTCTAAATTAGTTCCTCCTAATCCAAGTAAAACAAATGCTTATCCCTTTAATATTACCATAAAGTCCCCTTATAAGGATTTTAATAATGTTAAAGTAAAAACACAGTTAATTGATTTTGCTTCAAAAAAGATTGAATTAACATTTGATAAAAAGGAAGGAGTTCAAGAAATTTTACAATATAAGAAGGGAAGCCTTAATAAAATAAAAGTTCCCGAAAGACCCTGTGGCTTTTTGAAACTTACACTTTACTATTTTGACCAAGCTGCAAAAAGTAAATATAAGAAACACTTCAATTCAGAAATTGATGGTATAAAAATATATAGAGATGGCATCATTACTACGCCTTTTGCCGAATATGTAGCAGACAGAAATAAACAAAAGGACATTTTAGGTATTGACAAAAGAAGATGGTCAGGTTTTTTTGAAAGACTAAGTACTAGAGATTTACTTGGCTATGTCGAAATAACTGATGAAAATAACCCTGATATTGTTGAATCTACTAACAGACAAGGTTTTGTTGAAAATGAAGCTTGGGAGGAATTGAGGAGGTTTATAATTGAACAAATTGTTCAATTAGAATCTTTTTTCAAAAATGCAAAAAATGTAGAGAGAACTAAAACTAAGTCTGGCTTAGGTGCTGCTAATCAAGATTTGAAAATTCTTAAAAGAGAGATTGCATCTGTAAAAAAAGAGGCGTCACCAAAAGTGCAGGAAAAACTAAGAAGTATAGAAGCTAATTTAGGTAAGATTCAAGGTAGTGTTACAAAGAGTATAAATGACTATTCTAAGTTAGAAAAAGAAAGCAAACAGCAGGAAAACTTGTTTATGAGTTTGGTTTCATTGCAAACCTATGCTGCAATGTTTTCACATATGACAAAACACACTTTAGGTCATATATTAACAGGAGCAGAATACTTTTATAACAATTATCCTAATCCGAATTTAGAGGATAGATTTATAAGTATTTCAAAAAGCATTTATAAGGAAATGCTGAAATTAAGAAAAGGTGTGGATTTTATGCTTAAATATGCTAAATCTGACACTGAACTTGAAGAAATTAACCTAAAAGAATTAATAGTTAATCTGTTTGATAATATTTATGTTGATAGGCTTAATGAAGAAGGTATTAGAACAATTGTAGAAATTAAGGATAATCTAATTCTTAATTACAATAGAAAAGCAATAGAAGATATTTTTGATAACTTGATTTCTAACTCAATCAAAGCTTTAAAAAATAACAATGAAAAAATAATAAAATGTAGCAGTTTAACATCAAGCGACGAAGTGACCATACTTTTTTCAGATAATGGAATAGGAATAAAAGAGAAAGATAAACATAGAATTTTTGATATTTTTTATACTGACACAGCTGAGGAAGGTGGTGCAGGAATGGGACTGTATATGGTTAAGACTAGGGTGGAAGCTATGCAAGGAAATATTGAAGTAATAGACAATGAATTTCGTCCAACTGGTGCAACATTTAAAATCACATTACCTTTTAAAAAATAA
- a CDS encoding response regulator, giving the protein MEVTFVIIDDNKEIEEHPLLFTLEDKFKNVKFYSNPQEGLDFIKNNLDINLIVLLDIEFSKDDKLDGHDLLKEIYNSSTLIPVILWSGINQTNEEFSDFINNRAFGFLSKDCSLEEAMQIVDKAFNNLKNSLDNTIEDWIISNESDKDKPIYFTSSGESYTLNEILKEIRLQTPIGKEFSSKLNSLTIDLLLRKKENL; this is encoded by the coding sequence ATGGAAGTAACCTTTGTAATAATAGATGATAATAAGGAGATTGAAGAGCATCCCTTATTATTTACATTAGAAGATAAATTTAAAAATGTTAAGTTTTATTCTAACCCACAAGAGGGACTGGATTTTATCAAAAATAATCTAGATATAAATTTGATTGTATTATTAGATATTGAGTTTTCTAAGGATGATAAATTGGATGGTCACGACCTATTAAAAGAGATTTATAACAGCTCGACTTTGATTCCTGTTATCCTTTGGAGCGGTATAAATCAAACTAATGAAGAATTTAGTGATTTTATTAATAATAGAGCTTTTGGTTTCTTAAGTAAAGATTGTTCTTTAGAAGAAGCTATGCAAATAGTTGATAAAGCATTTAATAACTTGAAAAATAGTCTCGATAATACAATTGAAGATTGGATAATTAGTAATGAATCTGATAAAGACAAACCTATTTATTTCACATCATCTGGGGAATCATATACCTTAAACGAAATATTAAAAGAAATCAGACTTCAAACACCAATTGGCAAAGAATTTTCAAGTAAGCTAAATTCACTAACCATCGACTTATTATTGCGTAAAAAAGAGAATTTATAA
- a CDS encoding DUF3883 domain-containing protein, with the protein MNAQLLELLRQEFLQEAQSAPKLFKDLAKVEQYIAESYKTRALIELIQNADDAESSLFGIHDIVGGFIVGNNGRPFTINDVESLCRSGSSNKQRGGTTIGYRGIGFKSVVNIANKVTVFSGDFCFTFNREKTQLALKKDLDVPLIRIPHPTDTSNPIHKQALELKEKYKYETVFVFQDVIEEISEEELSNIDRSSLLFLKNIRKVLIDHKNIHRDIMVEHKKVDTRRFVRISEAESIDEWEVVSEAANEVDLVAFKKEGNVIIPARPDESVIHSFTPTKEFSGAFIKINGDFSTDPSRKTIDFDSQSKKSFQNAVSIIVKAITSILGGDLTREGFLTPFVNIHVIESSQFKVLLFKGIEAGLENSKILSNNGIGESFSSVRLKPEWLNFEDYERLCSEGLVSINKTLITTYPELFTFLKAINTKTLNLDDIISSINNSKISIIGCAQIFEKIIKQYRYDLDADKIAQLKTLKIFPCNNDVFKAEYVKSASELDNEFKSYLKNNVDTADLNLFLKKLDITPEILPVKSVVNNESANNIFQSTGATYSSNFKTEPAIKKWRSAEKNAQEYLKSLNVALSVKDVTEANLGYDLELMLNSGKRIYIEVKSVNSFVEPFKISNNEYSSAHNYGAEYYIALVVNNDDFQIKFVPNPIKTLSFEKKCERWSWFCGEYDNELREINEILF; encoded by the coding sequence ATGAACGCACAATTACTTGAGTTATTAAGGCAAGAGTTTCTTCAAGAAGCACAATCTGCCCCTAAATTATTTAAGGATTTGGCGAAAGTTGAACAGTATATTGCAGAAAGCTACAAAACTAGGGCGTTGATTGAACTAATCCAAAATGCTGATGATGCTGAATCTTCACTTTTTGGAATCCATGACATTGTTGGTGGTTTTATAGTAGGTAATAACGGCAGGCCGTTTACCATAAATGATGTTGAATCGTTGTGCAGAAGCGGTTCTTCAAATAAACAAAGAGGTGGCACTACAATAGGATACAGGGGTATTGGCTTTAAATCAGTTGTGAACATAGCAAATAAAGTAACTGTATTTAGTGGAGATTTCTGTTTTACCTTTAATAGAGAGAAAACTCAATTAGCACTTAAAAAAGATTTAGATGTTCCCTTAATTCGCATACCACACCCAACAGATACTTCCAATCCAATTCATAAGCAGGCATTAGAATTGAAAGAAAAGTATAAATACGAAACAGTATTTGTTTTTCAGGATGTAATTGAGGAAATTTCAGAAGAAGAATTATCAAATATTGACCGAAGTTCTTTACTATTCTTAAAGAATATTAGAAAAGTCTTAATCGACCACAAGAATATTCATAGGGATATCATGGTCGAACATAAAAAAGTTGATACACGTCGATTTGTGAGAATTAGCGAGGCTGAATCTATAGATGAGTGGGAGGTAGTTTCTGAAGCAGCCAATGAAGTGGATTTGGTTGCATTTAAAAAGGAAGGAAACGTAATAATACCTGCACGGCCAGATGAGTCTGTGATCCATTCATTTACACCAACAAAAGAGTTTTCAGGAGCATTTATAAAAATAAATGGTGATTTTTCAACCGACCCTTCAAGAAAAACAATTGACTTTGACAGTCAATCCAAAAAATCTTTCCAAAATGCAGTTTCCATAATTGTTAAAGCGATTACTTCAATATTGGGAGGAGACCTGACTCGTGAAGGTTTCTTAACCCCATTTGTTAATATTCATGTAATCGAATCAAGTCAATTTAAAGTATTGTTATTCAAGGGTATCGAGGCAGGTCTTGAAAATTCGAAAATCTTATCAAATAATGGAATAGGTGAGAGCTTTTCGTCTGTTCGTTTAAAGCCTGAATGGCTAAACTTTGAGGATTATGAGAGATTATGCTCAGAGGGCTTGGTTTCCATAAATAAAACTCTAATTACCACTTATCCCGAATTGTTTACTTTCCTTAAAGCAATAAATACAAAAACGTTAAACCTTGATGATATTATTTCTAGCATAAATAATTCAAAGATTTCCATTATTGGTTGTGCCCAGATTTTCGAGAAAATAATCAAACAATATCGCTACGATTTAGATGCCGATAAAATTGCCCAATTGAAAACATTAAAAATATTCCCTTGTAATAATGATGTTTTTAAGGCAGAGTATGTCAAAAGTGCTAGTGAATTGGACAATGAATTTAAAAGCTATCTCAAAAACAATGTTGATACCGCCGACTTGAACTTGTTTCTTAAAAAATTGGATATTACCCCCGAAATACTTCCAGTAAAAAGTGTTGTAAATAACGAAAGTGCTAATAATATCTTTCAAAGTACAGGTGCAACATACAGCTCAAATTTTAAGACAGAACCTGCAATTAAAAAGTGGCGAAGTGCTGAGAAAAATGCACAAGAATATCTCAAGTCTCTCAATGTGGCATTATCCGTTAAAGATGTAACGGAAGCCAATTTGGGGTATGATTTAGAGCTAATGCTGAATAGTGGTAAGAGAATTTACATTGAGGTTAAAAGTGTCAACTCATTTGTTGAACCCTTTAAGATATCCAACAATGAGTATTCGAGTGCGCATAATTACGGCGCTGAGTACTACATCGCTTTAGTAGTAAATAATGATGATTTCCAAATTAAGTTTGTGCCAAACCCTATCAAAACGCTTTCTTTTGAAAAGAAATGTGAGCGGTGGTCTTGGTTTTGTGGTGAATATGACAACGAGTTAAGAGAAATAAACGAAATATTATTTTAA
- a CDS encoding FKBP-type peptidyl-prolyl cis-trans isomerase — protein MKYIAVLFLVTLSISCNSSEDRAPLQEPFDYSAINEDQINTYLTANNLVSLKTSNGLHYIIENQGDGEKPSASSNVTVAYKGYFLDGTVFDESTEGLSIGLNQVITGWTEGIPLFNEGGNGILLIPAHLGYGSFDYSTIPGGSVLVFDISLLSVN, from the coding sequence ATGAAATATATTGCTGTCCTGTTTCTTGTAACACTCTCCATTTCTTGTAATTCTTCTGAAGATAGAGCTCCACTTCAAGAGCCTTTCGATTATTCAGCGATTAATGAAGACCAAATAAATACGTACTTGACTGCAAATAATTTGGTTTCATTAAAGACTTCTAATGGTTTACACTATATAATTGAAAATCAAGGTGATGGTGAAAAACCATCTGCTTCTTCTAATGTAACTGTTGCATACAAAGGGTATTTCTTAGATGGGACCGTTTTTGACGAAAGCACAGAAGGCTTATCTATTGGTCTTAACCAAGTGATAACTGGTTGGACAGAAGGAATTCCATTATTTAATGAAGGTGGTAATGGCATATTATTAATACCTGCACATTTAGGTTATGGCAGTTTTGATTACAGTACTATACCAGGTGGTTCTGTATTGGTTTTTGATATTAGTCTTTTATCAGTTAATTAA
- a CDS encoding TlpA family protein disulfide reductase, whose translation MQLRILLLTTLALITYSCKEVKENKIITTQPTAKTSKELVKASYEDLEGNPIELSQYKGKRVLLNYWATWCRPCIEEMPDMEKAQLVLEQENYIFLFASDQSIKKITDFKNKRGFNLKYIKYNGMYAEQAISALPVTLIYNEVGEQVHRFDGGLKWDSPEMIEKLRQVK comes from the coding sequence ATGCAATTAAGAATATTACTATTAACAACTTTGGCACTAATTACCTACAGCTGTAAGGAGGTGAAAGAAAATAAAATAATTACTACCCAACCTACTGCTAAAACTTCAAAAGAATTGGTAAAAGCAAGCTATGAAGATTTGGAGGGCAACCCAATAGAATTAAGCCAATATAAAGGCAAACGGGTGTTATTAAATTACTGGGCAACCTGGTGCAGACCCTGCATTGAAGAAATGCCCGATATGGAAAAAGCACAATTGGTCTTAGAACAAGAAAACTATATTTTTCTTTTTGCATCGGATCAATCAATTAAAAAGATAACAGATTTTAAAAATAAACGTGGATTTAACTTAAAATATATTAAGTATAATGGCATGTATGCTGAACAAGCGATAAGTGCTTTACCGGTAACCTTAATTTATAATGAAGTAGGGGAGCAAGTACATCGTTTTGATGGCGGATTAAAATGGGATAGCCCAGAAATGATTGAAAAACTAAGACAAGTAAAGTAA
- a CDS encoding FKBP-type peptidyl-prolyl cis-trans isomerase: MSKVKEDSLVRVHYTGKLSDGQVFDSSVNREPLEVKLGQGGLIPGFEKGLIDMEPNEKKTIVIAKEEAYGEKQKELFQTVQKSDLPQDMEPQVNMALMATNADGSERQLRVAEVNENDIVVDANHPLAGEDLTFELELVEIK, from the coding sequence ATGAGTAAAGTAAAAGAAGATTCGTTAGTACGTGTACATTACACAGGAAAATTAAGTGATGGACAAGTGTTTGATAGTTCGGTTAATAGAGAGCCTTTAGAAGTAAAATTGGGTCAAGGAGGTTTAATACCTGGTTTTGAGAAAGGTTTAATAGATATGGAACCAAATGAAAAAAAGACTATTGTAATCGCAAAAGAAGAAGCGTATGGTGAAAAGCAAAAAGAGCTTTTTCAAACAGTGCAAAAATCAGATTTGCCACAAGATATGGAGCCACAAGTAAATATGGCACTAATGGCAACAAATGCCGATGGTAGCGAAAGACAATTGCGTGTAGCTGAAGTAAATGAAAATGATATCGTTGTAGATGCCAACCACCCTTTGGCTGGTGAAGATTTAACCTTTGAATTAGAATTGGTTGAAATAAAGTAG
- a CDS encoding DUF4251 domain-containing protein, whose protein sequence is MKKLILCFLLFNIILGCSSTKTTIADNHPIHSLVSSKSYQFTADWANPMVTQSLTAISNSGLIPPGSNISRINLAGNSNYLKMDEDSISAILPYYGERQSGGGYGASSGIEFNGIPKDYQQIFDIKSSTYSINFTINNSIEQYFIRMTIFPNKSTTVTVNSNNRNSIRYDGEIEEIK, encoded by the coding sequence ATGAAGAAATTAATTTTATGTTTTTTGTTATTTAATATTATCTTGGGTTGTTCATCTACTAAAACTACAATAGCGGATAATCACCCTATTCATTCATTAGTTTCATCTAAGTCGTATCAATTTACTGCAGATTGGGCAAACCCAATGGTTACACAAAGTTTAACTGCAATTTCTAATTCGGGACTGATACCGCCTGGCAGCAACATATCTAGAATTAATTTGGCAGGAAACTCCAATTACCTTAAAATGGACGAAGATAGTATTTCGGCGATTTTGCCTTACTATGGTGAACGTCAATCTGGCGGCGGTTATGGAGCTTCCTCCGGTATCGAGTTTAATGGCATTCCAAAGGATTATCAACAAATTTTTGACATCAAAAGCAGTACATATAGTATAAACTTCACCATTAACAATTCTATAGAACAGTATTTTATAAGGATGACTATATTTCCAAATAAATCTACTACAGTGACAGTAAATTCAAATAACCGAAATTCTATTCGTTATGATGGGGAAATAGAAGAAATTAAGTAA
- a CDS encoding HPF/RaiA family ribosome-associated protein, translated as MNINFEYDDVKASNRLEIMAAQKLEKLVDKYDFIVRSDVFFKKENTSSPDTGMVCNIRLSAPGPRLFAQSSSGSFEAAIASSVEDLQRQLEKRKAKMQSR; from the coding sequence ATGAATATCAATTTTGAATATGATGATGTAAAAGCCAGCAATAGATTAGAAATCATGGCTGCCCAGAAATTAGAAAAGTTAGTGGACAAGTATGATTTTATAGTTAGATCTGATGTCTTTTTCAAAAAAGAGAATACTTCATCTCCTGATACCGGTATGGTATGTAATATACGCTTGAGTGCTCCAGGCCCCCGTCTGTTTGCCCAATCATCTTCCGGTAGTTTTGAGGCCGCTATTGCTTCATCAGTAGAAGATTTACAACGACAATTAGAAAAAAGAAAAGCAAAGATGCAGTCTAGATAA
- a CDS encoding TerC family protein: MIVWIVFIAFVLIFLALDLGVFHKDEHVIKSKEAGIWTAIWVTVALSFSGVIYWLFDAEIIANPTGLTPNNAVLKYITGYLIELSLSVDNVFVIAVIFGSFKIPPIYQHRVLFWGILGAIVFRAIMIFFGVALITKFEWIIYIFGVFLLYTAFKMLKSDDDDFDPKNSFVFKQIKKIYPVTSTMHGHDFFVKRMGINAATPLFVALIVIELTDILFALDSIPAILAITADPFIVFTSNILAILGLRSMYFLISRMLEKFRYINYSLVVILAFVGLKMLFSHYIHLPEWVSLTVISVSLVAGILASTLIKDKD; this comes from the coding sequence ATGATAGTCTGGATAGTTTTTATTGCTTTTGTACTTATCTTCCTTGCCTTGGACCTTGGTGTATTTCATAAGGATGAGCATGTAATTAAGTCTAAAGAAGCTGGTATCTGGACCGCAATTTGGGTTACGGTAGCATTAAGTTTTAGTGGTGTAATTTATTGGCTTTTCGACGCTGAAATTATAGCCAACCCAACCGGATTAACTCCGAATAACGCTGTACTTAAATACATTACAGGTTATTTAATAGAACTATCGTTAAGTGTTGATAATGTTTTTGTTATCGCAGTAATATTTGGATCTTTTAAAATTCCGCCTATTTACCAACACCGCGTTTTATTTTGGGGAATTTTGGGCGCAATTGTTTTTAGAGCTATTATGATATTCTTTGGTGTTGCACTTATCACCAAATTTGAATGGATTATCTACATATTCGGTGTCTTTTTATTATACACGGCATTTAAAATGTTAAAAAGTGATGATGACGATTTTGACCCTAAAAATTCGTTTGTCTTTAAACAAATAAAGAAAATATACCCCGTAACATCAACGATGCACGGGCACGATTTTTTTGTAAAGAGAATGGGAATAAATGCGGCTACTCCCCTATTTGTGGCGCTTATAGTAATTGAACTTACCGATATTCTTTTTGCATTAGATAGCATACCAGCTATTCTAGCAATTACAGCAGACCCATTTATTGTTTTTACATCTAACATTTTAGCCATCCTAGGCTTGCGTTCCATGTATTTCTTAATTTCTAGAATGCTGGAGAAGTTTAGGTATATAAATTATAGTTTGGTAGTTATTTTGGCTTTTGTGGGACTAAAAATGTTATTCTCACATTACATACATTTACCAGAATGGGTGTCGCTAACCGTAATTTCAGTTTCATTAGTAGCAGGTATATTAGCTTCAACCTTAATTAAGGATAAAGATTAA
- a CDS encoding acyl carrier protein, protein MHNEEKYQKLKDIIKIYLPEDVVVTAIEQDSHLMNDLNINSANLVDIVLDVEDAFDIRLENEDMEHMQTVSDAMAIIDAKLAEK, encoded by the coding sequence ATGCATAACGAAGAGAAATATCAAAAATTAAAGGATATAATTAAAATCTACCTTCCCGAAGACGTCGTTGTTACTGCTATTGAACAGGATAGTCACTTAATGAACGATCTAAATATCAACTCTGCTAATTTAGTGGACATTGTGTTAGATGTAGAAGATGCTTTCGACATCCGTTTAGAAAATGAGGATATGGAACACATGCAAACTGTGAGTGATGCCATGGCAATTATCGATGCCAAGCTAGCCGAAAAGTAA